From Erwinia sp. HDF1-3R, one genomic window encodes:
- a CDS encoding GTP-binding protein: protein MARVNLITGFLGSGKTTTLQHLLSQKPADEKWAILVNEFGEVGIDGALLAESGAILKEIPGGCMCCVNGLPMQVGLNMLLKQAQPDRLLIEPTGLGHPKQILDMLSADVYRPWLTLDASLCLLDPRQLSDRRTVENENFRDQLAAADIIVANKEDRWLDADRQALHEWQQQDPLSRPVITASFGRIDAQLLRQPRKNQQTLPRPAHHHGQPASGLAALTLKPDARWRRSLNQGQGYFACGWVFDSDTVFDTVGLLEWVRLSPVTRVKGVMRIQEGLVSVNRQGDDFHIETRQSSPPDSRIEVIHEAEADWNALQTSLLQLRLTFV, encoded by the coding sequence ATGGCACGAGTTAATTTAATCACCGGATTTCTGGGCAGCGGCAAAACTACCACCCTCCAGCATCTTCTTTCTCAAAAACCGGCAGACGAAAAATGGGCGATACTGGTTAATGAGTTTGGCGAAGTGGGTATTGATGGGGCCCTGCTGGCAGAGAGTGGCGCTATCCTGAAAGAGATCCCCGGCGGCTGCATGTGCTGCGTGAACGGCCTGCCGATGCAGGTTGGGCTGAATATGCTGCTTAAGCAGGCCCAGCCCGATCGCCTGCTGATCGAACCCACTGGCCTCGGGCACCCCAAACAGATCCTTGATATGCTCTCGGCGGATGTTTACCGCCCCTGGCTCACGCTGGATGCCTCGTTATGCCTGCTGGATCCGCGCCAGCTGAGCGACAGGCGCACCGTTGAAAACGAGAATTTCCGCGATCAGCTGGCGGCGGCCGATATTATCGTCGCGAATAAGGAAGATCGCTGGCTTGATGCCGACCGGCAGGCACTGCACGAATGGCAACAGCAGGATCCACTGAGCCGTCCGGTCATCACCGCCTCCTTTGGCAGAATTGATGCGCAGCTTTTGCGCCAGCCGCGTAAAAACCAGCAGACGCTTCCTCGGCCAGCCCATCATCATGGCCAGCCCGCTTCGGGCCTTGCCGCACTAACACTAAAGCCTGATGCACGGTGGCGCCGTTCGCTAAATCAGGGCCAGGGGTATTTCGCCTGCGGCTGGGTATTCGACAGCGATACGGTTTTTGATACCGTCGGCCTGCTTGAATGGGTACGCCTCTCTCCGGTCACGCGGGTTAAAGGTGTGATGCGCATCCAGGAAGGGTTGGTTAGCGTTAATCGTCAGGGTGACGACTTTCATATCGAGACCCGCCAGTCTTCGCCACCTGACAGCCGCATTGAGGTCATCCATGAAGCGGAAGCGGACTGGAACGCGTTACAAACATCTTTGTTGCAACTTCGTTTAACTTTCGTGTAA
- a CDS encoding phosphatase PAP2 family protein: MTAKRLLSILVLNALGLALFFSWYLPAHHGFWFDIDKSIFYWFNERLVTSKPLLWFVAITNYRAFDGVSLLAMGALYLSFWLHETPQGRRRMLAIGITMLLAAVVLNQLGHLIPVSHPSPTKFFPDVNHVTRLTGIPTKDASADSFPGDHGMMLMIFACFMLRYFTRRAFLIAVAIVLIFASPRIMIGAHWFTDVAVGSLSIVLVGMSWLLITPASDYLVNVVNRYLPGKYKPAK, translated from the coding sequence ATGACTGCTAAACGCTTACTTTCCATCCTGGTGCTTAATGCACTTGGCCTGGCGCTATTTTTCTCATGGTACCTGCCCGCCCATCACGGTTTCTGGTTTGACATTGATAAAAGCATTTTCTACTGGTTCAATGAAAGACTGGTCACCAGCAAACCCCTGCTGTGGTTCGTGGCCATTACCAACTATCGCGCTTTTGATGGCGTCTCGCTGTTAGCAATGGGTGCGCTTTACCTGAGCTTCTGGCTGCATGAAACCCCTCAGGGCCGCCGTCGCATGCTGGCCATCGGTATTACTATGCTGCTGGCTGCCGTCGTGCTTAACCAGCTCGGCCATCTGATCCCGGTTTCGCACCCCAGCCCCACTAAATTCTTCCCGGACGTTAATCATGTCACGCGCCTGACCGGCATACCGACTAAAGATGCGTCAGCGGACAGCTTCCCCGGCGATCACGGCATGATGCTGATGATTTTCGCCTGCTTTATGCTGCGCTATTTCACTCGCCGCGCCTTTTTAATCGCGGTAGCGATAGTACTGATTTTTGCCTCTCCCCGCATAATGATTGGGGCACACTGGTTTACTGACGTGGCGGTGGGTTCGCTTTCAATTGTGCTGGTCGGCATGAGCTGGCTGTTAATAACCCCGGCCAGCGACTATCTGGTCAATGTGGTTAATCGCTATTTACCTGGAAAATATAAGCCCGCTAAGTAA
- the mepS gene encoding bifunctional murein DD-endopeptidase/murein LD-carboxypeptidase: MVKSQPMLRYIWRVLPAVALATLLSACSSTNSSNNAQTDTHAVKSQDGFLLQASQDEFEKMVQNVDIKSRLMDQYAVWKGVRYRLGGTSKRGIDCSAFVQTTFREQFGLDLPRSTYEQEDTGKSIQRTKLRPGDLVLFRAGSTGRHVGIYLGNDNFVHASTSSGVMISNLNDNYWKHRYHEARRVLTRTQS; the protein is encoded by the coding sequence ATGGTCAAGTCTCAACCGATGCTGAGATATATCTGGCGGGTTTTACCTGCTGTCGCCTTAGCGACGTTACTGTCAGCCTGTAGTTCGACCAACAGCAGCAACAATGCACAAACTGATACTCATGCAGTTAAGAGCCAGGACGGCTTTTTACTTCAAGCGTCTCAGGATGAATTCGAAAAAATGGTTCAGAACGTGGATATTAAATCCCGACTGATGGACCAGTATGCGGTCTGGAAAGGCGTTCGTTATCGCCTGGGCGGCACCAGCAAACGCGGCATTGATTGCTCTGCATTTGTACAAACCACCTTCCGTGAGCAGTTTGGTCTCGATCTGCCGCGCTCCACCTACGAGCAGGAAGACACAGGGAAAAGCATTCAGCGTACAAAGCTGCGCCCCGGTGATTTAGTGCTGTTCCGCGCCGGTTCAACCGGTCGCCACGTCGGCATTTATCTGGGTAACGATAACTTTGTCCATGCCTCAACCAGCAGCGGCGTGATGATCTCGAATCTGAACGACAACTACTGGAAGCATCGCTATCATGAGGCACGGCGCGTTCTGACCCGAACGCAAAGCTGA